The genomic interval GGCTCAGTCGAGCGCTACTGTCCCTGAATTTCAGCAATCGTGGGGGTCTCCAATGCCACAAGAGGTTACCCAGGACTCATATAGATGACCACATCCTgagaataggtcaccaatatgtgACCAGTGGGATGGGGGGCTCAAACACCTATTATTGAGGGACACCTACAACCATGGAATCGATGCAGGTGAACATAGACATTCACAAAGTATTACCAAATACAAAATTTAACCCATGAGTACCTGGAGGGCGAGCCATTGGTCTGTGCCCCGGTGGAGGTCCAGGTCTCATTCCATTCACTTGTCCCGGTCTGACGCCATTTACCGCACCAGGTCTCATGCCATTTACAGGTCCATTACCAGATTTAGGAACAAAGTTTTTGGATGAAATGGTTTCAGACACAACAGTACATTTGGGCTTTGACCCAGGTCCCATAGCCAGCTGACTGCCCGGCCTCCCGGGGCCAGAATTAGCTGCAAGTTTAGATGAACTCAACATAGGTCCTCCATTTGGTCGCATTGATGACCCTTCTTTTCCTGATGGGGTACTTTTGGGTTTACTATTTGATAAGGGGTTACTCGAGGTCGGACGACTAGATCCAGACGTGTTGGATGGACGTGCAGAACCTGAGCCGCTGGTCAAGTGTCCAGAGCTGCTTGGACGTGATGACCCAGAGCTGCTGTGAGGTTTGCTTGACCCAGTCCCGCTAGAAGGTCGAGCAGAACTTCCAGAGGGGCGGACAGAGCCAGAGCTGCCGGAAGGTTTGGAGGAGCTGGAACTACTTGTTGGCCGGGCAGAGGGTGTAACAGACCCACCAGATGGCCGTCCAGAATTAGATGTGGGTGCTCCAGAAGGCCGTGAGGAGCTAGAACCACCAGATGGCCGTGAGGAGCTAGAACCACCAGATGGCCGTGAGGAACTAGAATCACCAGACGGTCGTGAGGCGCTAGAACCACCAGACGGTCGTGAGGCGCTAGAACCACCAGACGGTCGTGAGGAGCTAGAACCACCAGACGGCCGTGAGGAGCTAGAACCACCAGAAGGTTGTGAGGAGCTAGAACCACCAGAAGGCCTTGAAGAGCTAGAACCACCAGACGGCCGCATGGAACTTGTCCCGGTGCCTACTGGTGGCTTCCCGGGTGCTCCAGACAACTTCGTAGAACTTGTGCTACTGGGTCGGGAACTTCCATGAAGTTTTCCATTCACATTTCCGTTCATATCTGGTCTGGAAGATGAAGAATGTTTAGCACCAGGTTCTTTATTTGATGAAGGTTTGGAAGAAACCTTCGCACTATGGGAGCCGGACAAGTGTTTCTCCGATTTGTGCTTGGTATCAGAATGTTTTTTAACTGTCCCATTCTCTCCGCTCCTGGCTTTGTCGTGGTGACTACTTTTCGAGGTGGAGCTGCTGCTCTTGAGCTTCTTATCTTCGGAATAACTTCCCTTAGAGGAGGAATGTTTCTCTGAAGAGCTTTTGCTAACTTTTACAATTTGGCCATTGGTTTTTGAAGGTTTATGGTTTTTCCGTTCCAAGAACTCGATTTCTCGGAGCTCTTCGGCGGTTCTTGGTCGCTCATCGTTCTTTTTCACGATTTTTTTAACAATTTCCACTGGTTCGTATTGTTTTTTCTCTGCCAGCCGCAGCAGATCGTTGAAGTTCATGGCTgccggaggtgccggtttcttcACATTGGAAAGCTTTGGTTTTTTTGATggtggcggtggcggaggaggttcTTCCACCTCCGGCTCGGACTCGCTCTGGGAATATTCGTACATTTCTTCTTCTACTAAGTAGTCGTCGTTCTCATTATCGTCGCTTTGGTCCATTTTGGAGCTCGATCTCTTCCTGGGTTTGTCTTCCACTGGAACCCCATTGTAGCCCCTGAAGTTGTCCTTCGTCCTGGAGGCCATTGCTCTTGCTTTCTTGTCATGTTTCAGTTCTTTGCGCTTCGCCAACAGATCTTccttttttctcttctcttccagctctagaacacacaaaaaaaaaaaagaaatgaagtcAACTTTCTTTCACTTGTATTGGACCTCAATTAATATAGGACTCCATGGTGCATTAATACTAAGGCTTGTCATCCACATTGTCCACAACAACAGAAGCGGACAACTATCTGATCTGTACACTCAGGGTAAAG from Leptodactylus fuscus isolate aLepFus1 chromosome 7, aLepFus1.hap2, whole genome shotgun sequence carries:
- the SPTY2D1 gene encoding protein SPT2 homolog; this encodes MDFMNVLKVAASKQGADGVAKRYSLAVGPPKKDPKVKGVHSAAVQAFLRRKEEEMRKKELEEKRKKEDLLAKRKELKHDKKARAMASRTKDNFRGYNGVPVEDKPRKRSSSKMDQSDDNENDDYLVEEEMYEYSQSESEPEVEEPPPPPPPSKKPKLSNVKKPAPPAAMNFNDLLRLAEKKQYEPVEIVKKIVKKNDERPRTAEELREIEFLERKNHKPSKTNGQIVKVSKSSSEKHSSSKGSYSEDKKLKSSSSTSKSSHHDKARSGENGTVKKHSDTKHKSEKHLSGSHSAKVSSKPSSNKEPGAKHSSSSRPDMNGNVNGKLHGSSRPSSTSSTKLSGAPGKPPVGTGTSSMRPSGGSSSSRPSGGSSSSQPSGGSSSSRPSGGSSSSRPSGGSSASRPSGGSSASRPSGDSSSSRPSGGSSSSRPSGGSSSSRPSGAPTSNSGRPSGGSVTPSARPTSSSSSSKPSGSSGSVRPSGSSARPSSGTGSSKPHSSSGSSRPSSSGHLTSGSGSARPSNTSGSSRPTSSNPLSNSKPKSTPSGKEGSSMRPNGGPMLSSSKLAANSGPGRPGSQLAMGPGSKPKCTVVSETISSKNFVPKSGNGPVNGMRPGAVNGVRPGQVNGMRPGPPPGHRPMARPPGPPLPPITSSYKRRIDDDEEEYDSEMDDFIDDGGESQDEISKHIREIFGYDRSRYKDESDYALRYMESSFREQQKEEARSLRLGIQEDLEEMKREEEELKRKAKLEKASKKPKNR